The proteins below are encoded in one region of Selenihalanaerobacter shriftii:
- a CDS encoding M16 family metallopeptidase has translation MKKSIMILLIMVILLQAFLIQESFAKSKFNKELFEKLAESKNKVPHVDIPNYERVKLDNGLTIYLVEDHTLPIIEVVGYIKGGRRQETENVAGISDLMFTMMNTSTQNFEEEEFSKYKELHGIDFSFSVKNDYTKFSGDALSIDKKDMISLMADLFQNPKFNADYFSRIKQQTLQSLLQAKTQESSLLNMYFYKTIYHNHPYSFQYDLDLRRKALANITPASLKEFYNQNITPNNTILGIVGDIDISKMKQLIKAEFKNWPQDKINLKKSKLKVDGKNYNKVIIINKPDATQAKIKMGYSFFSDEFQSRIPFTIANRVYGGGDFGSRLMKNLRVKKGYVYGVHSNDSYDQLDGDYYITTEVKPNKTYETMEAIKEEMLAIKSGKAKITDEELFKIINRYNALYPKKYKSKLNILSKVIYNVEIKNRKASYMNKFIKKYNGLTVEEAQKSFAKYTYPEKFLTVIVGNKEKLIPEFKKKGIKIKVIEIN, from the coding sequence ATGAAGAAATCTATAATGATTCTGTTAATTATGGTTATTCTATTACAAGCCTTTTTGATTCAAGAATCTTTTGCTAAAAGTAAATTTAATAAAGAACTGTTTGAAAAATTAGCTGAAAGCAAGAATAAAGTGCCTCATGTCGATATTCCTAATTATGAACGAGTAAAGTTAGATAATGGTTTAACTATTTATCTTGTGGAAGATCATACTTTACCGATTATTGAAGTTGTAGGTTATATTAAAGGTGGAAGAAGGCAGGAAACAGAAAATGTAGCTGGAATTTCTGATTTAATGTTTACAATGATGAATACAAGTACTCAAAATTTTGAGGAAGAAGAATTTTCTAAGTATAAAGAGTTACATGGTATTGATTTTAGTTTTAGTGTTAAAAATGATTATACTAAGTTTTCTGGTGATGCCTTAAGCATAGATAAGAAAGATATGATTTCATTAATGGCTGATTTATTTCAAAATCCAAAGTTTAATGCCGATTATTTTAGTAGAATTAAACAACAGACTTTACAAAGTTTATTACAGGCAAAAACCCAGGAAAGTTCTTTACTCAATATGTATTTTTACAAGACTATCTACCATAACCACCCATATTCATTTCAATATGATTTAGATTTAAGAAGAAAGGCTTTAGCTAATATAACACCTGCTAGTCTAAAAGAATTCTATAATCAAAATATTACGCCTAATAATACTATATTAGGTATAGTTGGTGATATAGATATAAGTAAGATGAAGCAGTTAATTAAAGCAGAATTTAAAAATTGGCCTCAAGATAAAATTAATCTTAAAAAGTCTAAGCTTAAAGTAGATGGAAAAAATTATAATAAGGTTATTATTATTAATAAACCAGACGCCACTCAAGCTAAGATAAAAATGGGATATAGTTTTTTTAGTGATGAATTTCAATCTAGAATTCCTTTTACAATAGCTAACCGGGTTTATGGTGGAGGCGATTTTGGAAGTAGATTAATGAAAAATTTAAGGGTTAAAAAAGGTTATGTTTATGGTGTTCATTCTAATGATAGTTATGATCAATTGGATGGTGATTATTATATTACTACGGAAGTAAAACCTAATAAAACTTATGAGACTATGGAAGCTATTAAGGAAGAAATGCTGGCTATTAAAAGTGGAAAAGCTAAGATAACAGATGAGGAGTTATTTAAGATCATAAATCGTTATAATGCTCTTTATCCTAAAAAATATAAATCTAAATTAAATATTTTATCTAAGGTTATTTATAATGTAGAGATAAAGAATAGAAAAGCTAGTTATATGAATAAATTTATAAAGAAATATAATGGTCTTACTGTTGAAGAAGCTCAAAAATCTTTTGCTAAATATACATATCCAGAAAAGTTTCTTACAGTAATTGTAGGAAATAAAGAGAAATTGATTCCTGAATTTAAGAAGAAAGGAATTAAAATCAAGGTTATTGAAATAAATTAA
- a CDS encoding M16 family metallopeptidase — protein sequence MKKVIYILLISLIVLALTGCAGLAKKQDVKGKLFVPKVNYSYFKLNNGLQVYVFEDHQLPLAKFAVWYKVGSIDEPQGLSGISHLLEHTMFLGTESLPKDEVHELIKSTGGINNAGTYYDYTMYYEEIPSTKLELAMAIEADRMGNLKIDPQEFKREKEVVMQERRKRVENTTFNSALEKIQAKAFKESSLHHQIIGWMKDLKNINTNDVRRYYNQYYAPNNAVMVVSGDVDPQRVHKLAKKYYGDYQSKEIDRLNIKEPKQTKERFIKVKENTKLPIIGMIYKIPKGNHPDMIAIEALLDIWINNSTSRVKSELKKKKNMILRVGAFPVELRKPGFALIYTMPMKKEIIDQVKNAFDEELKKLINEGITDEELKIVKKAALKKTIFNQKKTSEIAHTVAKSVIRYNDPKLYQKKIKRLKNLTKDDIIVAAKEYFTKNNRTVGYIVPKK from the coding sequence GTGAAAAAAGTTATATATATACTATTAATTTCATTAATAGTGCTTGCCCTCACTGGATGTGCAGGGTTAGCTAAAAAGCAAGATGTAAAAGGAAAATTATTTGTACCAAAAGTTAATTACTCATATTTTAAATTAAATAATGGTTTACAAGTTTATGTTTTTGAAGATCATCAACTACCACTAGCTAAGTTTGCTGTATGGTATAAAGTAGGTTCGATCGATGAACCACAAGGTCTTTCAGGTATATCACATCTTTTAGAACATACTATGTTTTTAGGAACAGAAAGCCTTCCAAAAGATGAAGTTCATGAACTTATTAAGTCTACAGGTGGTATAAATAATGCTGGTACTTATTATGATTATACTATGTATTATGAGGAAATTCCATCAACAAAACTTGAGTTGGCTATGGCTATAGAAGCCGACAGAATGGGTAATTTAAAGATAGACCCTCAGGAATTTAAAAGAGAAAAAGAGGTAGTTATGCAAGAAAGAAGAAAGAGAGTTGAAAATACTACTTTTAATTCAGCTTTAGAAAAGATTCAGGCTAAAGCTTTTAAAGAATCATCATTACATCATCAGATAATTGGTTGGATGAAGGATCTTAAGAATATAAATACAAATGATGTTAGAAGATATTATAACCAATATTATGCTCCTAATAATGCAGTAATGGTAGTTTCAGGGGATGTTGATCCTCAGAGGGTACATAAGCTTGCTAAAAAGTATTATGGTGATTATCAATCAAAAGAAATAGATAGGTTAAATATAAAAGAGCCTAAACAGACTAAAGAACGATTTATAAAAGTAAAGGAGAATACAAAGTTACCAATTATAGGTATGATTTATAAAATTCCAAAAGGCAATCATCCTGATATGATAGCTATAGAGGCGTTATTGGATATTTGGATAAATAATTCTACTTCTAGAGTTAAATCTGAATTGAAGAAGAAGAAAAATATGATTCTAAGGGTTGGAGCCTTCCCAGTAGAATTACGTAAGCCGGGGTTTGCTCTTATTTATACTATGCCTATGAAGAAAGAGATAATTGATCAAGTGAAGAATGCGTTTGATGAAGAATTAAAGAAATTAATCAATGAAGGAATTACAGATGAAGAACTTAAAATAGTTAAGAAAGCTGCATTAAAGAAGACAATCTTTAACCAAAAGAAAACTTCTGAAATTGCTCATACAGTAGCTAAAAGTGTTATTAGGTATAATGATCCAAAGCTTTATCAAAAGAAAATTAAAAGATTAAAAAATCTCACTAAAGATGATATTATCGTAGCTGCTAAAGAATATTTTACTAAAAATAACAGAACTGTGGGGTATATTGTACCTAAAAAGTGA